The Oncorhynchus nerka isolate Pitt River linkage group LG9a, Oner_Uvic_2.0, whole genome shotgun sequence genome has a segment encoding these proteins:
- the LOC115134741 gene encoding synaptotagmin-1-like, translated as MNRRLKQTTRSCHPSSPPFLFPDPLLILSSLSLSLSLFVCVPESHTSLHSAASQNQGQDIHTKMMTSSRRATPAQPSPSHLLINPNASATPEPGSGGHTSTKFMSELHSLHMPSWAIGALCVVSVCLVLSCCLCVWRKCLKKKDKDTEKEKKGLNMDTELEGGTSEPLKDEGDTETGLTGREEEEPKEEVKLGRLEFSLDYNFTENTLVVGILQACDLPAMDVGGSSDPYVKLYLLPDKKRKFETKVHRKTLNPTFNETFTFKVPYSELGGRTLVMTVYDFDRFSKHDAIGALRVPMSSLDFSQMTQEWRELKKAEKEESERLGDICLSLRYVPTAGKLSIVVLEAKNLKKMDVGGLSDPYVKIHLLQNGKRLKKKKTSIKKNTLNPYYNESFSFEVPFEQIQKVQVAVTVLDYDKIGKNDAIGKVFLGGASSGTELRHWSDMLANPRRPIAQWHGLKAEDEVNAELAARK; from the exons ATGAACAGAAGGTTAAAACAAACAACAAGAAGCTGCcacccctcctcacctcccttcctctttcctgatcctctcctcatcctgtcatctctctctctctctctctctctctttgtgtgtgtacctgagagTCATACCTCTCTCCACTCTGCAGCCAGTCAGAACCAAGGGCAGGACATACACACAAAG atgATGACAAGTAGTCGTAGGGCCACCCCGGCACAGCCCAGCCCCTCACACCTGTTAATCAACCCTAATGCCTCTGCAACCCCAGAACCTGGGTCCGGAGGCCACACCTCCACAAAGTTTATGAGCGAGTTACACTCCCTCCACA TGCCCTCATGGGCTATAGGAGCTCTATGcgtggtgagtgtgtgtctggtgttgtcatgctgtttgtgtgtctgGAGGAAATGTCTGAAGAAGAAAGACAAGGAcacagagaaggagaagaagggcTTGAACATGGACACTGAGCTGGAGGGAGGCACCTCTGag CCCCTGAAGGATGAGGGTGATACAGAGACCGGATTGActggcagggaggaggaggagcctaAAGAGGAAGTGAAGTTGGGCAGACTGGAGTTCTCATTGGACTACAACTTCACAGAGAACACG TTGGTAGTAGGTATCCTGCAGGCCTGTGATCTCCCTGCCATGGACGTTGGGGGAAGTTCAGACCCGTATGTTAAACTCTACCTTTTGCCAGACAAGAAGAGGAAGTTTGAGACTAAAGTCCACAGGAAGACACTCAACCCAACCTTCAATGAGACTTTCACCTTCAAG gtaccgTACAGTGAACTGGGAGGCAGGACTCTGGTGATGACAGTGTATGACTTTGACCGTTTCTCTAAACACGACGCTATTGGAGCGCTACGAGTACCAATGAGCAGCCTGGACTTCAGTCAGATGACACAGGAGTGGCGGGAACTGAAGAaggcagagaaagaggag tcagagcGTCTGGGTGATATCTGTCTTTCTCTGAGGTACGTTCCTACAGCAGGGAAACTAAGCATTGTCGTCCTCGAGGCCAAAAACCTAAAGAAGATGGACGTAGGAGGACTATCAG accCCTATGTAAAGATACACCTTCTGCAGAATGGAAAGAGACTGAAGAAGAAGAAAACCAGCATCAAGAAGAACACTCTCAACCCTTACTACAATGAGTCCTTCAGCTTCGAGGTGCCTTTCGAACAGATACAG aagGTGCAGGTAGCAGTGACCGTGTTGGACTATGATAAGATTGGGAAGAATGACGCTATCGGGAAGGTTTTTCTAGGCGGAGCCAGCAGCGGCACAGAGCTCCGTCATTGGTCAGACATGCTGGCCAACCCCCGCCGGCCCATTGCTCAATGGCACGGCCTCAAAGCAGAGGATGAAGTCAACGCTGAGCTGGCTGCCAGGAAGTGA
- the LOC115134202 gene encoding calumenin-B-like isoform X2, whose amino-acid sequence MALRPLVMCFALCVVHASSKPTIDKKDRVIHDDLLSNRNHDDADNFDYDHEAFLGQDEAKTFDQLTPEESKERLGMLVERIDEDKNGYVSVEEMKKWIKHSQKRWIYDDVDRQWKGHDLNGDGLVSWEEYKNATYGYILDDPDPEDGFSYRQMMSRDERRFKMADLDADLKANKEEFTAFLHPEEYDHMKDIVVLETMEDIDKNGDGFIDLEEYIGDMYNQEGDPSEPEWVKTEREQFTEFRDKNKDGRMDKEETRDWILPSDYDHAEAEAKHLVYESDNDKDGHLTKAEIVEKYDLFVGSQATDFGEALARHDEF is encoded by the exons atGGCGCTGCGGCCGTTGGTCATGTGCTTTGCGCTGTGCGTGGTGCACGCCTCCAGTAAACCCACCATCGACAAGAAGGACCGTGTCATTCATGACGACCTGCTTAGCAACCGCAACCATGACGACGCAGATAACTTTGATTATGACCATGAAGCGTTTCTTGGACAGGATGAGGCCAAGACCTTCGATCAGCTCACACCTGAAGAGAGCAAGGAGAGATTGGg tatgTTGGTAGAGCGTATAGATGAGGACAAGAATGGGTATGTGTCAGTAGAGGAGATGAAGAAGTGGATCAAACACAGTCAGAAGAGGTGGATCTATGATGATGTGGACCGCCAGTGGAAAGGTCATGACCTTAACGGAGATGGACTGGTGTCCTGGGAGGAGTACAAGAATGCCACATACGGATACATACTGG ATGATCCAGACCCAGAAGATGGCTTCAGCTACAGACAGATGATGTCACGTGACGAGAGGAGATTCAAAATGGCCGACCTGGACGCTGACCTGAAGGCCAATAAAGAGGAGTTTACAGCCTTCCTCCATCCTGAGGAGTACGACCATATGAAGGATATAGTTGTACTG GAGACCATGGAGGACATTGATAAAAACGGAGACGGCTTCATAGATCTGGAGGAGTACATAG GTGACATGTATAACCAGGAGGGTGATCCTTCAGAGCCAGAGTGGGTGAAGACAGAACGAGAACAGTTTACTGAGTTCAGAGATAAAAACAAAGATGGCCGCATggacaaggaggagaccagagactGGATCCTCCCTTCAGACTACGACCATGCAGAGGCAGAAGCCAAACACCTGGTCTACGAGTCAGATAacgacaag gatggcCATCTGACCAAGGCAGAGATCGTAGAGAAGTATGACCTCTTCGTTGGCAGCCAGGCTACTGACTTTGGAGAAGCCTTGGCAAGACATGATGAATTCTAA
- the LOC115134202 gene encoding calumenin-B-like isoform X1, producing the protein MCQSMALRPLVMCFALCVVHASSKPTIDKKDRVIHDDLLSNRNHDDADNFDYDHEAFLGQDEAKTFDQLTPEESKERLGMLVERIDEDKNGYVSVEEMKKWIKHSQKRWIYDDVDRQWKGHDLNGDGLVSWEEYKNATYGYILDDPDPEDGFSYRQMMSRDERRFKMADLDADLKANKEEFTAFLHPEEYDHMKDIVVLETMEDIDKNGDGFIDLEEYIGDMYNQEGDPSEPEWVKTEREQFTEFRDKNKDGRMDKEETRDWILPSDYDHAEAEAKHLVYESDNDKDGHLTKAEIVEKYDLFVGSQATDFGEALARHDEF; encoded by the exons atgtgtcagagtatGGCGCTGCGGCCGTTGGTCATGTGCTTTGCGCTGTGCGTGGTGCACGCCTCCAGTAAACCCACCATCGACAAGAAGGACCGTGTCATTCATGACGACCTGCTTAGCAACCGCAACCATGACGACGCAGATAACTTTGATTATGACCATGAAGCGTTTCTTGGACAGGATGAGGCCAAGACCTTCGATCAGCTCACACCTGAAGAGAGCAAGGAGAGATTGGg tatgTTGGTAGAGCGTATAGATGAGGACAAGAATGGGTATGTGTCAGTAGAGGAGATGAAGAAGTGGATCAAACACAGTCAGAAGAGGTGGATCTATGATGATGTGGACCGCCAGTGGAAAGGTCATGACCTTAACGGAGATGGACTGGTGTCCTGGGAGGAGTACAAGAATGCCACATACGGATACATACTGG ATGATCCAGACCCAGAAGATGGCTTCAGCTACAGACAGATGATGTCACGTGACGAGAGGAGATTCAAAATGGCCGACCTGGACGCTGACCTGAAGGCCAATAAAGAGGAGTTTACAGCCTTCCTCCATCCTGAGGAGTACGACCATATGAAGGATATAGTTGTACTG GAGACCATGGAGGACATTGATAAAAACGGAGACGGCTTCATAGATCTGGAGGAGTACATAG GTGACATGTATAACCAGGAGGGTGATCCTTCAGAGCCAGAGTGGGTGAAGACAGAACGAGAACAGTTTACTGAGTTCAGAGATAAAAACAAAGATGGCCGCATggacaaggaggagaccagagactGGATCCTCCCTTCAGACTACGACCATGCAGAGGCAGAAGCCAAACACCTGGTCTACGAGTCAGATAacgacaag gatggcCATCTGACCAAGGCAGAGATCGTAGAGAAGTATGACCTCTTCGTTGGCAGCCAGGCTACTGACTTTGGAGAAGCCTTGGCAAGACATGATGAATTCTAA